In Hydrogenispora ethanolica, the genomic window GATCGGCGCGGACCTGCTCCGGAGCGGACTGGTACTGGCGGTGACGCTGTTGTCCCTGGCGGGAAGACTGGAGCTCTGGCATATTTTCGGCGCGGCAGTGCTGATCGCGATGGCTTCGGCCTTCTATAACCCGACGGTGACGGCGGCGCTGCCCCAGATTGTCGCCGCCCGGGATCTGCCGCGGGCCAACTCGGCCAGCCAGGTCATCGCGGGCATCACCACGACGCTCGGTCCGGCCGCCGGAGCGGCCGTCATCAGCCTGGCCGGATTCAACGCGGTGTTTCTCTTCAATAGCCTATCCTTTCTGGTATCCGGGGTCCTGGCAAGCTTCATCGACCGGCCGCTACGGGCGGTCCGGGAGCGGAAGGCGGGGTTCGGCGCCGACCTCCGGGCGGGCCTGCTCTTTATTCTCGGACATCCGCGGGTGCTGGCGATCCTGGCCGTCATCGGCCTGGCTCATCTGGCCGTCGGCAGCCTGACGGTGACCCTGCCGGTGCTGGCGCGGCAACTGGCCGGAGCCGGCGTGCACAATCTGGGCTGGCTGGAGATGATGATCGGCTGCGGGATGCTGGGCGGTTCCATAGCCCTGAACCTGAAAAAAGTGCAGCGGGTCGGCAGTCCATGGCTTTTCGGAGCCGCCGCGGTTCTGGGGGCCTGCCTTTTGGGGCTGGGAATCCTCCGCGGGCTGGGCCTGGCCTCGGTGCTCCCCTATCTGGGCTTGATGGCCCTGGCGGGCGCGGCTGTGGCGGTCGCCTCGGTCTTTTGGGCCTCGCTCCTCCAGCGCAGCGTCCCCAATGAGCTGGCGGGGCGGGTATTCAGCATCGCCGCGGTGATCGGCAATACCAGCATGCCGCTGGCGTATGCCGTGTTCGGATTGCTTTTGAGCCGCCTGCCCATCGCCCCGGTGATGGGAGGGTGCGGCGCCGGGCTGATGGGGCTCATTCTGGCTCTCGGCCTCCGCTTCGGGAAAATGGCGGAAGAACTGGGGGCAGAGGCCGCGTCCGACGGGAAATTGCAACTTGATTCCCGGCCGGAGACGATCCGGGATTAAATTTTTCGGTAAATCATGGTAAAATATACAATATCGAGCAAAGAACGCGAGTCATCGCCGCCTTTTCCACCAATCCCCGCCGCAACCGTCCCGGAACCGGCGCAGCGGCGTTGCGGCAGGGGCTTTGGGGAGCCGGGTTTCCGGCGAAAAACGCCATGAAATACTTTCGTAGCTGGTTATAACGATGGCCGGGCCCGCAGGACCGGACCGGCCGTCCGGGACCGCCGCTCGGCTCCGGGCGGCACTGCCGGGACGAGCCATGCCATCGCCGACAAATAGTCAAAGGAGGTCTTGACATGAGTTTTTCGGCTTTATTCTCACCGGCACGGATCGGAACGATGGAGGTTAAAAACCGCTTTGTCGTTCCGGCGATCCTGAGCGGCCTGGCCAACCCCGACGGCACGGTCTCGGACCGCCTGATCGATTATTGGGTGGCCCGGGCCCGGGGCGGGTTCGGGTTGCTCATTACCGAACTGTCCTGCGTGGATCCGTCGGGCAAGGCGGCCCCGGGTCAGCTGGGAGTCTGGGACGACGCTTTCATTCCCGGCTTGCGCAAGCTCCCGGAGGCGGTTCATCCTTACGGCGCGAAGATCGCCCTTCAGATCCACCACGCCGGCCGGGAGACCAGCCGGGCGGTGACCGGTTCCCAGCCGGTGGCGCCTTCGGCCGTGCCCTGCCCGATCGTGCGGGAGATTCCCAGGGAACTGACACCGGCCGAGATCGAGGAACTGATCGAAAAATTCGGGGCCGCGGCCCGCCGCGCCAAGCGGGCCGGGTTTGACGCGGTGGAGATCCATGCCTGCCACGGCTGTCTGGTGAGCGATTTTATGTCGGCCTACGCCAACAAACGGTTGGACGGGTACGGCGGGGATTTGCGCGGCCGGATGCGCTTCGCCATGGCGGTGGTCGAGAAGATCCGCAGTCTGGCCGGGCCGGACTTTCCGGTGCTGTTCCGGATGAGCGGCGCGGAACGGGTGCCGGGCGGCCGCGCCATCATGGAGTCGAAGGCCGCCGCCCGGCTGCTGGAGGAGGCCGGCGTCTCCGCCATTCATGTCTCGACCGGCGTGAATGCCAGCGGGCCGTGGATCGTCGCGCCGGCCTGCGTCAGCCCGGGCTATAACGTGGCCGACGCCGCGGCCATCAAGGAAGCGGTGGGCGTTCCGGTGCTGGCGGTGGGGCGCATCAACGATCCCGACCTGGCCGAGGAGATCATCCGCACCGGACAGGCCGACCTGATCTCGCTGGGCCGCGAATCCCTGGCTGATCCGGAGTTTCCCAACAAGGTCGCGGACGGCCGGAACGAGGAGATCGCGCCCTGCATCGCTTGCATGCAGCGCTGCCAGGGCCGGGGGATCGATGAAAACGATACCGGCGTCTCCTGCCTGGTGAATCCCTTCTGCGGCAAGGAGGGGACGCTCAAAATCGCCCCGGCCGCCCAACCCAAGCGGATCCTGGTGGCGGGAGCGGGCCCCGGCGGCCTGGAGGCTGCCTGGATCCTGGCGCAGCGGGGCCACCGGGTGACGCTCTACGAGAAGGAGCCGGTGCCCGGCGGGCAGTACCGCAGCGGCGCCGTCCCGCCCTTTAAGCAGGATATCGCCAAGGCCGTTCGGTATTATCTGCGGATGGGCCAGAAGTACGGCGTGGATTACCGCTTTGGCACCGCGGTCACGGCCGATCTGGTCAGGCGGGAGCAGCCGGACGCGGTCATTCTGGCCA contains:
- a CDS encoding MFS transporter, whose product is MWKGLWMERNFGMIWSGQFVSQLGDKFYGIALAWWVLERTHSPLIMGLLMTAAILPQLLLGPIAGGFIDRWDRKRILIGADLLRSGLVLAVTLLSLAGRLELWHIFGAAVLIAMASAFYNPTVTAALPQIVAARDLPRANSASQVIAGITTTLGPAAGAAVISLAGFNAVFLFNSLSFLVSGVLASFIDRPLRAVRERKAGFGADLRAGLLFILGHPRVLAILAVIGLAHLAVGSLTVTLPVLARQLAGAGVHNLGWLEMMIGCGMLGGSIALNLKKVQRVGSPWLFGAAAVLGACLLGLGILRGLGLASVLPYLGLMALAGAAVAVASVFWASLLQRSVPNELAGRVFSIAAVIGNTSMPLAYAVFGLLLSRLPIAPVMGGCGAGLMGLILALGLRFGKMAEELGAEAASDGKLQLDSRPETIRD
- a CDS encoding FAD-dependent oxidoreductase; this encodes MSFSALFSPARIGTMEVKNRFVVPAILSGLANPDGTVSDRLIDYWVARARGGFGLLITELSCVDPSGKAAPGQLGVWDDAFIPGLRKLPEAVHPYGAKIALQIHHAGRETSRAVTGSQPVAPSAVPCPIVREIPRELTPAEIEELIEKFGAAARRAKRAGFDAVEIHACHGCLVSDFMSAYANKRLDGYGGDLRGRMRFAMAVVEKIRSLAGPDFPVLFRMSGAERVPGGRAIMESKAAARLLEEAGVSAIHVSTGVNASGPWIVAPACVSPGYNVADAAAIKEAVGVPVLAVGRINDPDLAEEIIRTGQADLISLGRESLADPEFPNKVADGRNEEIAPCIACMQRCQGRGIDENDTGVSCLVNPFCGKEGTLKIAPAAQPKRILVAGAGPGGLEAAWILAQRGHRVTLYEKEPVPGGQYRSGAVPPFKQDIAKAVRYYLRMGQKYGVDYRFGTAVTADLVRREQPDAVILATGGQPLVPELEGADGPRIIQAADLLAGRATAGERVLIVGGGMVGVETADFLGERRHGVTIVERLPQLAGDLNPAVQYFLFERLQRYGVTMISGAQVTAFLEDGVRYEQDGRQQSLTGFDTIVLAMGVRPDHSLAEELRELVPQVFVIGDALKPRKALEAIAEGARLAVGM